From the Homo sapiens chromosome 1, GRCh38.p14 Primary Assembly genome, one window contains:
- the CD1D gene encoding antigen-presenting glycoprotein CD1d isoform 2 precursor (isoform 2 precursor is encoded by transcript variant 2) yields the protein MGCLLFLLLWALLQAWGSAEVPQRLFPLRCLQISSFANSSWTRTDGLAWLGELQTHSWSNDSDTVRSLKPWSQGTFSDQQWETLQHIFRVYRSSFTRDVKEFAKMLRLSYPLELQVSAGCEVHPGNASNNFFHVAFQGKDILSFQGTSWEPTQEAPLWVNLAIQVLNQDKWTRETVQWLLNGTCPQFVSGLLESGKSELKKQGGSYTSMGLIALAVLACLLFLLIVGFTSRFKRQTSYQGVL from the exons ATGGGGTGCCTGCTGTTTCTGCTGCTCTGGGCGCTCCTCCAGGCTTGGGGAAGCGCTGAAG TCCCGCAAAGGCTTTTCCCCCTCCGCTGCCTCCAGATCTCGTCCTTCGCCAATAGCAGCTGGACGCGCACCGACGGCTTGGCGTGGCTGGGGGAGCTGCAGACGCACAGCTGGAGCAACGACTCGGACACCGTCCGCTCTCTGAAGCCTTGGTCCCAGGGCACGTTCAGCGACCAGCAGTGGGAGACGCTGCAGCATATATTTCGGGTTTATCGAAGCAGCTTCACCAGGGACGTGAAGGAATTCGCCAAAATGCTACGCTTATCCT ATCCCTTGGAGCTCCAGGTGTCCGCTGGCTGTGAGGTGCACCCTGGGAACGCCTCAAATAACTTCTTCCATGTAGCATTTCAAGGAAAAGATATCCTGAGTTTCCAAGGAACTTCTTGGGAGCCAACCCAAGAGGCCCCACTTTGGGTAAACTTGGCCATTCAAGTGCTCAACCAGGACAAGTGGACGAGGGAAACAGTGCAGTGGCTCCTTAATGGCACCTGCCCCCAATTTGTCAGTGGCCTCCTTGAGTCAGGGAAGTCGGAACTGAAGAAGCAAG GTGGGAGCTACACCTCCATGGGCTTGATTGCCTTGGCAGTCCTGGCGTGCTTGCTGTTCCTCCTCATTGTGGGCTTTACCTCCCGGTTTAAGAGGCAAAC ttcctATCAGGGCGTCCTGTGA
- the CD1D gene encoding antigen-presenting glycoprotein CD1d isoform X1, with protein MGCLLFLLLWALLQAWGSAEVPQRLFPLRCLQISSFANSSWTRTDGLAWLGELQTHSWSNDSDTVRSLKPWSQGTFSDQQWETLQHIFRVYRSSFTRDVKEFAKMLRLSYPLELQVSAGCEVHPGNASNNFFHVAFQGKDILSFQGTSWEPTQEAPLWVNLAIQVLNQDKWTRETVQWLLNGTCPQFVSGLLESGKSELKKQGQPAFLTPCIPLQGSKRAFPFQGSHPFEHSKKRKAQEGLDKGEAQGLAVPWPQSWPWPSAAGVPCLRILPKACMGEVDAG; from the exons ATGGGGTGCCTGCTGTTTCTGCTGCTCTGGGCGCTCCTCCAGGCTTGGGGAAGCGCTGAAG TCCCGCAAAGGCTTTTCCCCCTCCGCTGCCTCCAGATCTCGTCCTTCGCCAATAGCAGCTGGACGCGCACCGACGGCTTGGCGTGGCTGGGGGAGCTGCAGACGCACAGCTGGAGCAACGACTCGGACACCGTCCGCTCTCTGAAGCCTTGGTCCCAGGGCACGTTCAGCGACCAGCAGTGGGAGACGCTGCAGCATATATTTCGGGTTTATCGAAGCAGCTTCACCAGGGACGTGAAGGAATTCGCCAAAATGCTACGCTTATCCT ATCCCTTGGAGCTCCAGGTGTCCGCTGGCTGTGAGGTGCACCCTGGGAACGCCTCAAATAACTTCTTCCATGTAGCATTTCAAGGAAAAGATATCCTGAGTTTCCAAGGAACTTCTTGGGAGCCAACCCAAGAGGCCCCACTTTGGGTAAACTTGGCCATTCAAGTGCTCAACCAGGACAAGTGGACGAGGGAAACAGTGCAGTGGCTCCTTAATGGCACCTGCCCCCAATTTGTCAGTGGCCTCCTTGAGTCAGGGAAGTCGGAACTGAAGAAGCAAGGTCAGCCTGCCTTCCTTACTCCCTGCATTCCACTTCAGGGCTCCAAACGGGCTTTTCCATTCCAGGGTTCTCATCCCTTTGAGCATTCAAAGAAGAGGAAGGCCCAGGAGGGGCTGGATAAGGG TGAAGCCCAAGGCCTGGCTGTCCCGTGGCCCCAGTCCTGGCCCTGGCCGTCTGCTGCTGGTGTGCCATGTCTCAGGATTCTACCCAAAGCCTGTATGGGTGAAGTGGATGCGGGGTGA
- the CD1D gene encoding antigen-presenting glycoprotein CD1d isoform 3 (isoform 3 is encoded by transcript variant 3), translating to MLRLSYPLELQVSAGCEVHPGNASNNFFHVAFQGKDILSFQGTSWEPTQEAPLWVNLAIQVLNQDKWTRETVQWLLNGTCPQFVSGLLESGKSELKKQVKPKAWLSRGPSPGPGRLLLVCHVSGFYPKPVWVKWMRGEQEQQGTQPGDILPNADETWYLRATLDVVAGEAAGLSCRVKHSSLEGQDIVLYWGGSYTSMGLIALAVLACLLFLLIVGFTSRFKRQTSYQGVL from the exons ATGCTACGCTTATCCT ATCCCTTGGAGCTCCAGGTGTCCGCTGGCTGTGAGGTGCACCCTGGGAACGCCTCAAATAACTTCTTCCATGTAGCATTTCAAGGAAAAGATATCCTGAGTTTCCAAGGAACTTCTTGGGAGCCAACCCAAGAGGCCCCACTTTGGGTAAACTTGGCCATTCAAGTGCTCAACCAGGACAAGTGGACGAGGGAAACAGTGCAGTGGCTCCTTAATGGCACCTGCCCCCAATTTGTCAGTGGCCTCCTTGAGTCAGGGAAGTCGGAACTGAAGAAGCAAG TGAAGCCCAAGGCCTGGCTGTCCCGTGGCCCCAGTCCTGGCCCTGGCCGTCTGCTGCTGGTGTGCCATGTCTCAGGATTCTACCCAAAGCCTGTATGGGTGAAGTGGATGCGGGGTGAGCAGGAGCAGCAGGGCACTCAGCCAGGGGACATCCTGCCCAATGCTGACGAGACATGGTATCTCCGAGCAACCCTGGATGTGGTGGCTGGGGAGGCAGCTGGCCTGTCCTGTCGGGTGAAGCACAGCAGTCTAGAGGGCCAGGACATCGTCCTCTACTGGG GTGGGAGCTACACCTCCATGGGCTTGATTGCCTTGGCAGTCCTGGCGTGCTTGCTGTTCCTCCTCATTGTGGGCTTTACCTCCCGGTTTAAGAGGCAAAC ttcctATCAGGGCGTCCTGTGA
- the CD1D gene encoding antigen-presenting glycoprotein CD1d isoform 1 precursor (isoform 1 precursor is encoded by transcript variant 5) — translation MGCLLFLLLWALLQAWGSAEVPQRLFPLRCLQISSFANSSWTRTDGLAWLGELQTHSWSNDSDTVRSLKPWSQGTFSDQQWETLQHIFRVYRSSFTRDVKEFAKMLRLSYPLELQVSAGCEVHPGNASNNFFHVAFQGKDILSFQGTSWEPTQEAPLWVNLAIQVLNQDKWTRETVQWLLNGTCPQFVSGLLESGKSELKKQVKPKAWLSRGPSPGPGRLLLVCHVSGFYPKPVWVKWMRGEQEQQGTQPGDILPNADETWYLRATLDVVAGEAAGLSCRVKHSSLEGQDIVLYWGGSYTSMGLIALAVLACLLFLLIVGFTSRFKRQTSYQGVL, via the exons ATGGGGTGCCTGCTGTTTCTGCTGCTCTGGGCGCTCCTCCAGGCTTGGGGAAGCGCTGAAG TCCCGCAAAGGCTTTTCCCCCTCCGCTGCCTCCAGATCTCGTCCTTCGCCAATAGCAGCTGGACGCGCACCGACGGCTTGGCGTGGCTGGGGGAGCTGCAGACGCACAGCTGGAGCAACGACTCGGACACCGTCCGCTCTCTGAAGCCTTGGTCCCAGGGCACGTTCAGCGACCAGCAGTGGGAGACGCTGCAGCATATATTTCGGGTTTATCGAAGCAGCTTCACCAGGGACGTGAAGGAATTCGCCAAAATGCTACGCTTATCCT ATCCCTTGGAGCTCCAGGTGTCCGCTGGCTGTGAGGTGCACCCTGGGAACGCCTCAAATAACTTCTTCCATGTAGCATTTCAAGGAAAAGATATCCTGAGTTTCCAAGGAACTTCTTGGGAGCCAACCCAAGAGGCCCCACTTTGGGTAAACTTGGCCATTCAAGTGCTCAACCAGGACAAGTGGACGAGGGAAACAGTGCAGTGGCTCCTTAATGGCACCTGCCCCCAATTTGTCAGTGGCCTCCTTGAGTCAGGGAAGTCGGAACTGAAGAAGCAAG TGAAGCCCAAGGCCTGGCTGTCCCGTGGCCCCAGTCCTGGCCCTGGCCGTCTGCTGCTGGTGTGCCATGTCTCAGGATTCTACCCAAAGCCTGTATGGGTGAAGTGGATGCGGGGTGAGCAGGAGCAGCAGGGCACTCAGCCAGGGGACATCCTGCCCAATGCTGACGAGACATGGTATCTCCGAGCAACCCTGGATGTGGTGGCTGGGGAGGCAGCTGGCCTGTCCTGTCGGGTGAAGCACAGCAGTCTAGAGGGCCAGGACATCGTCCTCTACTGGG GTGGGAGCTACACCTCCATGGGCTTGATTGCCTTGGCAGTCCTGGCGTGCTTGCTGTTCCTCCTCATTGTGGGCTTTACCTCCCGGTTTAAGAGGCAAAC ttcctATCAGGGCGTCCTGTGA